Proteins encoded together in one Planctopirus ephydatiae window:
- the lpdA gene encoding dihydrolipoyl dehydrogenase, giving the protein MKEHDLVVIGGGPGGYVAAIRAAQLGLNVACIEKESALGGTCLRVGCIPSKAMLESSELFQMAKNHLAEHGVSINADSVKLDLPAMLKRKDGIVSQLTKGIDGLFRKNKITRYLGHGKIVAPGKVLVEGAQPEELVCKNIVIATGSKSAPLKGVEVDNDRIGTSTEALAFPEVPGTMVVIGAGVIGLELGCVWSRLGAKVIVLEYLDRILPGMDSEIATEAQKIFTKQGIEFRLGMKVTGAKVSGKKCVVTCEGAEPITADRVLLAVGRIPNTENLNLDGVHVAYDNRGRIQVDQHFQTTIPGIYAIGDVIGGAMLAHKAEEEGMAVAEGIVWGHCHVNYDAIPAIVYTHPEIASVGKTEDQLKEAGVPYKKGSFPYMANGRAKAIAASEGRAKVLAHAETDRVLGVHIIGAHAGDLIAEAALAIEFGASSEDIARTSHAHPTLAEIVKEAALAVDGRAIHF; this is encoded by the coding sequence ATGAAAGAGCATGATCTGGTCGTGATTGGTGGGGGCCCCGGGGGTTACGTAGCTGCCATTCGCGCAGCACAGCTGGGTCTCAATGTCGCCTGCATTGAAAAAGAATCGGCTTTAGGGGGCACCTGTCTGCGCGTGGGCTGTATCCCCAGCAAAGCGATGCTTGAATCGAGCGAACTCTTCCAGATGGCGAAGAATCATCTGGCTGAGCATGGTGTTTCCATTAATGCTGATTCCGTGAAGCTCGACCTGCCTGCCATGCTCAAGCGAAAAGATGGCATTGTCTCCCAGTTGACCAAAGGGATCGACGGCCTGTTCCGCAAGAACAAAATCACGCGGTACCTGGGCCACGGCAAGATTGTTGCTCCCGGTAAAGTCCTGGTCGAAGGGGCTCAACCCGAAGAGCTTGTCTGCAAGAACATCGTGATTGCGACCGGGAGCAAATCCGCCCCGCTCAAAGGTGTCGAAGTCGATAACGATCGGATTGGCACCAGCACTGAGGCTCTCGCCTTCCCGGAAGTTCCGGGAACCATGGTGGTGATTGGCGCGGGTGTGATTGGCCTCGAGCTGGGTTGCGTCTGGAGCCGGCTGGGTGCCAAGGTGATTGTGCTGGAATACCTCGACCGGATTCTTCCCGGCATGGACAGCGAAATTGCCACTGAAGCTCAGAAAATCTTCACCAAGCAAGGGATTGAGTTCCGCCTGGGGATGAAAGTGACCGGTGCCAAGGTTTCGGGCAAGAAGTGCGTGGTGACCTGTGAAGGTGCCGAGCCGATCACTGCCGACCGTGTGCTCCTGGCTGTGGGTCGCATCCCGAATACCGAGAACCTGAATCTCGATGGAGTGCATGTGGCTTACGACAACCGTGGCCGCATTCAGGTCGATCAGCACTTCCAGACGACAATCCCGGGCATTTACGCGATTGGCGACGTGATTGGTGGTGCCATGTTGGCCCACAAGGCTGAAGAAGAAGGGATGGCCGTTGCCGAAGGAATTGTCTGGGGTCATTGCCACGTTAATTACGATGCCATTCCCGCGATTGTCTACACACATCCTGAGATTGCCAGCGTGGGCAAGACGGAAGATCAGCTCAAGGAAGCGGGCGTGCCTTACAAGAAGGGAAGCTTCCCTTATATGGCCAATGGCCGTGCCAAAGCGATTGCCGCGAGCGAGGGCCGAGCCAAGGTTCTCGCACATGCCGAAACCGACCGCGTGCTGGGTGTCCACATCATTGGGGCACACGCTGGCGATCTGATTGCTGAAGCGGCTCTGGCGATCGAATTCGGGGCTTCGAGCGAAGACATTGCCCGGACTTCACATGCTCACCCGACACTGGCCGAAATCGTCAAAGAAGCGGCTCTGGCTGTGGATGGAAGAGCCATTCACTTTTAA